One segment of Prionailurus bengalensis isolate Pbe53 chromosome E3, Fcat_Pben_1.1_paternal_pri, whole genome shotgun sequence DNA contains the following:
- the PDZD9 gene encoding PDZ domain-containing protein 9 isoform X1, translating to MEKAAHKSKKGKNVGFNVKSSIHNLSKTQQTKLTVGNLGLGLIIIQNGPYLQITHLIRTGAAATDGKLQPGDVLISVGHANVLGYTLREFLKLLQHITIGTVLQIKIYRDFIDIPQEWQEIYDLIPETKFPVTRTTKKTEQAKDPLASSDDSEDVVSDKKLKYYKYSRSSGHHSARRPMSISREWHGYKKKNRTISVGKGINADVVIHKDPKREVRPPSPYWTMVKRDNQSSSSSTASSTSDAFWLEDFAQVEKGRGQPVSKVA from the exons ATGGAGAAGGCCGcccataaaagcaaaaaag GCAAAAACGTTGGCTTCAATGTCAAGTCATCCATACACAACTTGAGCAAAACTCAGCAGACCAAACTCACTGTGGGCAACCTGGGCTTAGGCCTGATCATCATCCAGAATGGGCCCTACCTCCAGATCACCCACCTCATCAGGACGGGGGCTGCAGCCACGGATGGAAAACTCCAGCCAG gtGATGTTCTGATTAGTGTTGGCCATGCCAATGTGTTAGGATATACTCTTcgagaatttttaaaacttttgcaaCACATCACCATAGGAACAGTGCTACAAATCAAGATTTACCGAGATTTTATTGACATACCCCAAGAATGGCAAGAAATATATGATTTAATCCCTGAGACCAAATTCCCGGTAACACG cacAACAAAGAAAACTGAGCAGGCAAAAGACCCTTTGGCAAGCAGTGATGACAGTGAAGATGTAGTTTCAGATAAAAAACTTAAGTATTATAAATATTCAAGGTCCAGTGGGCATCACTCTGCAAGGAGACCAATGTCTATCTCCAGAGAATGGCATGGCTACAAAAAGAAGAACCGTACTATTAGTGTAGGAAAAGGGATTAATGCTGATGTGGTGATTCACAAAGATCCCAAGAGAGAAGTGAGGCCCCCTTCTCCATACTGGACAATGGTGAAGCGAGACAACCAAAGCTCTTCCTCATCCACAGCCTCCTCTACCTCAGATGCATTTTGGCTAGAAGACTTTGCCCAAGTTGAAAAGGGCAGGGGTCAACCTGTATCAAAAGTTGCTTAG
- the PDZD9 gene encoding PDZ domain-containing protein 9 isoform X2, whose product MMTERGAIYNYPWKPGASITQLHLLPRFSDPGDVLISVGHANVLGYTLREFLKLLQHITIGTVLQIKIYRDFIDIPQEWQEIYDLIPETKFPVTRTTKKTEQAKDPLASSDDSEDVVSDKKLKYYKYSRSSGHHSARRPMSISREWHGYKKKNRTISVGKGINADVVIHKDPKREVRPPSPYWTMVKRDNQSSSSSTASSTSDAFWLEDFAQVEKGRGQPVSKVA is encoded by the exons ATGATGACAGAACGCGGGGCCATATATAACTACCCCTGGAAACCGGGTGCTTCCATCACCCAGCTGCATCTCCTGCCCAGGTTCAGTGACCCAG gtGATGTTCTGATTAGTGTTGGCCATGCCAATGTGTTAGGATATACTCTTcgagaatttttaaaacttttgcaaCACATCACCATAGGAACAGTGCTACAAATCAAGATTTACCGAGATTTTATTGACATACCCCAAGAATGGCAAGAAATATATGATTTAATCCCTGAGACCAAATTCCCGGTAACACG cacAACAAAGAAAACTGAGCAGGCAAAAGACCCTTTGGCAAGCAGTGATGACAGTGAAGATGTAGTTTCAGATAAAAAACTTAAGTATTATAAATATTCAAGGTCCAGTGGGCATCACTCTGCAAGGAGACCAATGTCTATCTCCAGAGAATGGCATGGCTACAAAAAGAAGAACCGTACTATTAGTGTAGGAAAAGGGATTAATGCTGATGTGGTGATTCACAAAGATCCCAAGAGAGAAGTGAGGCCCCCTTCTCCATACTGGACAATGGTGAAGCGAGACAACCAAAGCTCTTCCTCATCCACAGCCTCCTCTACCTCAGATGCATTTTGGCTAGAAGACTTTGCCCAAGTTGAAAAGGGCAGGGGTCAACCTGTATCAAAAGTTGCTTAG